One window of the Onychostoma macrolepis isolate SWU-2019 chromosome 21, ASM1243209v1, whole genome shotgun sequence genome contains the following:
- the rbm11 gene encoding RNA binding motif protein 11 produces MFDRDRDQDKTILVGNIHSCVTEEILFELFLQAGPVDEVRIFREGQYGCVYYKHAEAVPYAVALLNGIWLYGQPIRLQRKTDGCYHRNEAFAYHTGTGLIADSADDVLLNVNGSPAVEIHANEACGWRDMVYGRGLDAWFCPPLQWSVYSGLRSMHENASLHSRLSCANVEYKLQRELYRGCPL; encoded by the exons ATGTTTGACAGAGACAGAGATCAAGACAAGACGATCCTCGTGGGAAACATCCACAGCTGTGTGACGGAGGAGATTCTGTTCGAGCTGTTCCTGCAG GCAGGTCCAGTAGACGAGGTGCGTATATTCAGAGAGGGACAGTATGGATGCGTTTATTATAAGCACGCTGAAGCTGTTCCCTACGCAGTCGCTCTTCTCAATGGGATCTGGCTCTATGGGCAGCCAATCAGGTTACAGCGGAAAACCG ATGGATGTTATCATAGAAATGAGGCTTTTGCATACCACACGGGGACGGGACTGATAGCAGACAG TGCGGATGATGTGCTTTTGAATGTAAATGGCAGTCCAGCTGTGGAGATCCATGCCAATGAAGCCTGCGGCTGGAGAGACATG GTATACGGCAGAGGTCTGGACGCGTGGTTCTGTCCTCCTCTCCAGTGGTCAGTGTACTCTGGTCTCCGGTCCATGCATGAGAACGCATCTCTCCACAGCAGACTGAGCTGTGCAAAT GTTGAATATAAACTGCAGAGAGAGCTGTACAGAGGCTGTCCGCTGTAA
- the LOC131528189 gene encoding enteropeptidase-like produces MSRRTCGLSSAELLLSTLLLLLFVVCVGLSVVTWLALDNTDAGGEQSGSEFSGILVISNGSVFSEELRDKHSAQFKALAYDSEQKVQLKE; encoded by the exons ATGTCCAGAAGAACGTGTGGTCTGTCGTCTGCGGAGCTGCTGCTCTCTACGCTTCTGCTTCTGCTGTTCGTGGTTTGCGTGGGACTCAGCGTCGTCACCTGGCTCGCTCTGGACAACACAG ATGCTGGAGGAGAGCAGAGCGGCTCCGAGTTCAGCGGGATCCTCGTCATCTCTAACGGAAGCGTCTTCAGCGAGGAGCTGCGGGACAAACACAGCGCACAGTTCAAAGCTCTGGCCTACGACAGCGAGCAGAAGGTACAGCTCAAAGAATAA